Genomic segment of Arctopsyche grandis isolate Sample6627 chromosome 3, ASM5162203v2, whole genome shotgun sequence:
ATATGTGTAATATTCAACATCAGTTGGTTTTTCAGTAACAATTGAGCATTTCTcggcattaaaaattaaatatgtatgtgtgtacatacatatgtaagtaatattATAGATTCAAAAATGAGAGTACTTTTCATACATCgtcttatttataaaaaatgcttTCGTTCTAAGCAATCgatattattaattaacaatatatgttcataatacattaaCGAAGATTACTTTTATTACAATTCtttccattatatgtatacacatattatcaaaatgtataggtatgatttatttaaaatattttttcgtccaaagttgttgttgtttttcatgtattaaaatttatctatatatgtatgatgtaacattattgaaattaataatattcgaatatgcatatacatatagtaaataataaGCGACATTCCTAATTGACCTAATTATAAGCCCgtaattttaaaatgtcatcaatattttttatatattaaacaatatatgtataaataaaaaaaaattgtactagACCTGTATTATTCAAACATTTTCCATATTATACTTACCAAAAAACCTAGAAGTAATTCAAGAGCTTTGTAACaagaaaagttttaatttttcaaaatattttttataaccgttcaatgaattttattgaatttatagtaaaaataattttatctggTCATCCATTATTAAATCTTGGTTGTAATAATTGctgaattttaaacattttcacGAAATTGGTTTGTACAAAATCAATGGTAGGTAtaatggtatttatttattataaaataatgaaaaaatataaaaagccaTAATAAATTTACGATTAGCAAGGAATTCACAATATCTCTGCAAATCATAAAGCGTAACTAACCTGAAGGTGGATGAGTTTTTCATGTTATTGAGCATGTGAATTTCAAACTGATAATAGAATATTGGAGAATATTAACACCAGCTAAACTTTCacttttaatacaattcatCGTGGGCTAGATTTTCATATACAACCAGTTTTAGCGACCTTGCGTTAAACTGGTTGTTAACTTGTCTGAAGTGACATTTCCTTTTGTAAAAGCATTTTAGTATAAAGTCAAGAATTTTTCGGCTTTATTTGAATATCTATAGATTTAATGAAAGTATGTAGATATCTAgtttttatgtacttttttgtataatataatatgtataagaatttcgatgaaaataaacagaaaattattatttttgaaagtatttatataatatttaagtacaTGTATTGTAATACAAACATTAAGTACATTTTAATTCATGCATGAGTATAAACAGacacatcatacacacatacatcaggggtatttatattttttaaatcgtaaaaaattaaaaaacaaagtaTTGCATagtttatatgtaagtaaaaatgcaaaggaggtatgtaaaaatacatgaaCACGCAGTATattgacaataataataaaatttgatttacatGTGTAGCTATCTTTATTGCGAAAATGTACAAATTGGAATGCTGTTTTCaaccaaacatacatactttgtAAACTGTTCTAACAATCACTGATGTGTTTAAAAAACGGCGATGCACTCTGCAGGCAATTGGATAGGATATCGCTCCACTTATCAATAATTGCAAATTGCACACATCTGCAATTCGAAATCTGTATGTAATTTGTAGTGTCAGATTTATAATATAGTATGATATTTTctcatcaaaatatattaacacaTTATCACCGGTAAtcaaaaatattgataatataccaaaaacgtttgaaaatacaATCTATTTAAGAAtcaattttcttaaaaatacaCTGGAATGCCAGAAACATTTTAtgttactttttaatttaacaattttaaatatcaacctTCATTGGAGTTAAAATAATAccaataaatttattcatataaatataaaaatattctatacacattttaaaaaaaatctatttaaaattttacaaacgtattctatttttacaaggtttttattaataaaagttcCACTAcgtcatatattttttcttttaaaatctgaaaaatatgtatgaatacacTATTACAATTTTCCATTTACTTCtccatttttatgaatttcttcaGAAGGATGCTTCAAAAGTACCGGAGATGTGATGAATGATTTTCCTTTCACAATACTCTCAATATCCTCACCGGCGTACGAGAGCAATGGAGATATTTCGCATGTAACATCATCATTTATAATACCTCCTGCGTTTTTGACATAGCTTCGGTGTAATCTGAATATGTCCTGTTTGGCAGTAGAAGCGCAATCTTTGCCAGCGGAGTCAGCATTTTTCAAAGCGCTGAATTCAACGTCTCTTCGAACTTCAAATGTGACGAATCTTTCAGCGAATTGGAACACGTCGAACACAAACTTTTCAATCTTAATACCGTTTGGCTGCTCAGGCTTCTGTCGAATGCCATTTTTGTCCATGTACGGTATCTTCTTTTTGGCAACGTGTAATTTTAGCTCCCTTTCATGTTGGTCAGCAATGCGACGCAAAAATCTCGCAGAAAAATAGTGATTGCAGATATTACCAGCGTTAAAAGTTAACTTGCCATCATCTGAGTTGCGTAACTCAGCTGTCTTCTGGGTTATTTCCGAGTATTCTACCACTTGGTACTGACCATCTACTTTGCAGACAACACCGACAGCCTCATTTGGCGATGACTTTTCCACTACTTTGGCAGCACAGTCGGCATCATTGTCAACACAGTATCCTATAAAGATGGGATCTGctacttttattaatatgttGTCGACAGAATGAGCATGCAAGTGCTTGATTCCTCTTCTTTCAACATCATCTAAAATTCCTTTATCTCTCAACGCTCTGTAGATTCCTCCATTGCCATCTGGTGCTCTAGCTACCCTATGCTTTTcatccaaaattattttaccTTCAAAAGTATAGCAAGGGAGGCTTCCTTGTTCAAACAATTTAATGTTGTCTTTGTTCAAACCAAAAAATTTATTCTTTGTTAAATAATCTAAGGTAGGTTGCATGGTATGCTCGCTTGTCATTATATACCACGTGATACATCCTTTTTTTCCGTAACTCTTTTCTGCCATACGTTCTAATCTGACGATTCTTTCGGCCTGTATTTGGAAGAGGGACTTCTTTGAAGGTAAGCCGACGTCATACATGCCCTTTGGGTGGGCGAAACCCAATCTAGTGCCTTGTCCGCCAGCCATCAGCAGCACTCCTACTTGGTTCGAAGCTACAGCCTCCAAACCCAACGATTGGTATTTTTCGAGCTGCTTCGCCGAACATTCCGCGATGGACATGAACTGTGACCGAGGCACAGGTTTCATTCTGTCGTCTAACTTTTCGCTCTCGCTGTCCAAACATTCCGTGGCGCGTTTGAAGTAGGTGTTCACTTCTCCCAAATTCAGCTCGGAGATATCTTCGCTGAGCTGCACCTTCTCCTTGTTGGAAAGATCGTTCCAGAAATCGAGCAGGTGATCCTGTCCGTGTTCGGCTAGTTTTGCGCGCAACGCGGAAAAGTCAGACATGACGACGGAATGCAGTTGcacaatatgtacaaaattgcACCCAAATAGATCGGTGTCTACAATACGACTGCAGTTCGATTTATAGACACTATTGAACACTCCAGACGAGCCTTTCACTCGCAATCGATTTAAAGCGCTATGTTGTGGTAACTTTTGCTCGAATATTCAAGGATCTTTGTTGTTACTTTCACCAATGTGCACAAGGTAAATGTCACTGGGCGTATGACGATTTCTGCTCACCTCACAGATTGCGTCGCTGAAACAAGATTTACACACAAGTAAATAAACAGATGGAACGATAAAAtgcaagtatataaatataatataagtacaaAACATATCAGTAAATACGATAAATATGGTATACCAGCGCTTCTATAAATCGTTTATATTTCAAGTTACGATACTGTAGGGTAAATTAAAAACCATAATTTGTAAAGCAGAAAAAATAATCacctttatataaatatatatgtatttatcaactaaacaaacaataataaaataaattaaaaatttatgctTTTTTGTCCAAGCAGTATACTAGTTACAGAATAAATGTCTTCTTAACTGAGCAATGCTTTGTCTTTCAGGTACTATTCATATGTTAACGGTTTTTCGTTAAAGTTTCACGTTTTGCCtcgtgaaaaataaataaaattttaattgattgatATTTCCTATTTGAAAGCTTGATACGCAAATTTACTGGTATGCCTtgaggtatacatacatacataaatgttgaGTAcgcgaaacaaaaaaaaaaacaaaaaaacttcACAGTTCAAGTTTCAAGGATTAAGATTTCACTGTCCCGAAGTTGTACATCGGATGAGTAGGTACAAATGGGGTTTTTCTAAACTTTGCTTGGATATTCGATATACTATGTacaaacgggtctacgtgacgagccagaatgttaaattacagaaaacacaaatatcggaaggcaaagatcgaaaatcgaaagatacataagtcgaaagatcaaaaaaaagggtgcatggtaaacggtacatactctcttaatttgcgcgagcagggtacaacaggaacaagaggaacaggcttttcctcccgtattctgcgcgcgcacattaatacgggaggaaaagcctgttcctcttgttcctgttgtatcctgctcgcgcaaattaagtgagtatgtaccgtttaccatgcaccctttttttttgatctttcgacttaagatctttcgattttcgatctttgccttccgatatttgcgttttctgtaatttaacattctggctcgtcacggagaccggtacaaacatacatagattttgAGAATTTCccgattaaatttataaaaaacctcAAGATGGTagaaattttagcatttttaaacgtgtctattacgattatttttcaccatcttactggcggaattgatttaaatatctatcgttgagcaaaccgcgcaaaatggcaatgtttcaaaacgatcggaagaatataggatacgatataatacgtatgttgtcagaccaatgagcaAAGTGGAAtgtagaagagccttgtaaaaaatagatatttcaTTTATGT
This window contains:
- the mmy gene encoding UDP-N-acetylglucosamine pyrophosphorylase mmy, which encodes MSDFSALRAKLAEHGQDHLLDFWNDLSNKEKVQLSEDISELNLGEVNTYFKRATECLDSESEKLDDRMKPVPRSQFMSIAECSAKQLEKYQSLGLEAVASNQVGVLLMAGGQGTRLGFAHPKGMYDVGLPSKKSLFQIQAERIVRLERMAEKSYGKKGCITWYIMTSEHTMQPTLDYLTKNKFFGLNKDNIKLFEQGSLPCYTFEGKIILDEKHRVARAPDGNGGIYRALRDKGILDDVERRGIKHLHAHSVDNILIKVADPIFIGYCVDNDADCAAKVVEKSSPNEAVGVVCKVDGQYQVVEYSEITQKTAELRNSDDGKLTFNAGNICNHYFSARFLRRIADQHERELKLHVAKKKIPYMDKNGIRQKPEQPNGIKIEKFVFDVFQFAERFVTFEVRRDVEFSALKNADSAGKDCASTAKQDIFRLHRSYVKNAGGIINDDVTCEISPLLSYAGEDIESIVKGKSFITSPVLLKHPSEEIHKNGEVNGKL